One window of Thermodesulfobacteriota bacterium genomic DNA carries:
- a CDS encoding PEGA domain-containing protein: protein MRFTSSRRSAVACLLFAVLSVRWAVPPASATSEGPEAALFLKYAAPDIPESVSREILDPVPGLLSKSVRVRFVPAPAEAPPSGPDPASLFPVPGDAALRRIAGKISKASAHMEKVENDAAEALLSEAEKEARAFRFTESTLPFLAEIYLREGILKLRKADLPAAESLLARSRALRPGFNPDPALFPPQLIAAWERARRRPLPEPELLVQSLPSGAGIEVDGEYKGKTPSRIRPGKTGPVKVRVFHKGYRDAVRIGQWLPGDAETLDFALSGDRVARLGELLGEGAGREGKGTGPLIDEFASAAGVSRIAVMTLEKDGSGEGYRARAYARSAAGGDPVYLGEKEIPAGSGASEGAGKWVAAGLLGSGWPAETEDRESKPWYKKWWVWGALISGVGIAAALAAGGGSGGGGGGSSVAVSF from the coding sequence ATGAGATTTACGTCAAGCAGGCGTAGCGCGGTCGCCTGCCTTCTGTTCGCCGTCCTGTCGGTCCGATGGGCGGTTCCGCCCGCTTCGGCGACGTCGGAAGGCCCGGAAGCCGCCCTCTTCCTGAAATACGCCGCCCCCGACATCCCGGAGTCCGTTTCCCGGGAGATCCTGGACCCGGTTCCGGGGCTCCTGTCGAAGTCCGTGCGGGTCCGCTTCGTTCCCGCCCCGGCGGAGGCGCCCCCTTCCGGCCCCGATCCGGCGTCCTTGTTCCCGGTCCCCGGCGACGCGGCCCTCCGCAGGATCGCCGGGAAGATATCCAAGGCGTCCGCGCACATGGAAAAGGTGGAGAACGATGCCGCAGAGGCCCTACTTTCCGAGGCGGAGAAGGAAGCGCGCGCCTTCCGATTCACGGAATCGACCCTGCCGTTCCTCGCGGAGATCTACCTGAGGGAGGGGATCCTGAAGCTCCGGAAAGCGGATCTCCCGGCGGCGGAGAGCCTGCTGGCCCGCTCCCGCGCCCTTCGCCCCGGCTTCAACCCGGACCCGGCGCTCTTTCCTCCGCAGCTCATCGCAGCCTGGGAACGGGCCAGGCGCCGCCCCCTTCCGGAACCGGAGCTCCTGGTGCAATCGCTGCCCTCCGGGGCGGGGATCGAAGTGGACGGCGAGTACAAGGGGAAGACGCCCTCCCGGATCCGGCCGGGGAAAACGGGGCCGGTGAAAGTGCGCGTCTTCCACAAGGGGTACCGGGATGCGGTGCGGATCGGGCAGTGGCTTCCGGGCGACGCGGAGACGCTCGACTTCGCGCTGTCCGGCGACCGCGTGGCGAGGCTCGGAGAGCTTCTGGGGGAAGGCGCGGGAAGGGAAGGAAAGGGGACGGGGCCCCTCATCGACGAGTTCGCCTCCGCTGCGGGAGTCTCCCGCATCGCGGTGATGACCCTCGAAAAGGACGGCTCGGGGGAGGGATACCGCGCCAGGGCATATGCCAGGTCGGCCGCGGGCGGGGATCCCGTTTATCTCGGGGAGAAGGAGATTCCAGCCGGGAGCGGCGCTTCCGAAGGGGCCGGCAAGTGGGTGGCGGCGGGGCTCCTCGGCAGCGGATGGCCCGCCGAAACGGAAGACCGGGAATCGAAACCGTGGTACAAGAAGTGGTGGGTCTGGGGGGCGTTGATCTCCGGGGTGGGGATCGCGGCGGCGCTGGCCGCGGGCGGCGGCTCGGGAGGCGGCGGTGGCGGCTCGTCCGTCGCGGTGAGTTTCTGA
- a CDS encoding GGDEF domain-containing protein, which produces MIALRLLGAGDRVLLAACVAGIAGFGVVLAGYLAARREGARVPPRNALLMWAGAAGLALHGASPFVAGTRAVPAALFFFLGYGLRPAASVPSMLGVAGWLGTISFGTAGKARELASIAVVAAVSGAAGIFLRRCRVKQEPEDALARETTAGSRSLVLPWEEPRKGGQPPGEGATEEAVLLRRELDLKDGIRRALEGLLPMIGAAHVAYVWPSPAPGSAGHEGLLVSRGAGPAGRFPVPDTYVPVREAALFRRPFLEEGNAAQMYAPPGLGAGFRATGIVAVPVLCGEKVEGVLLGIREEDGGWPDSTTSLAELVAYFLGRDIEKVRLLHQGERYLIREDWYHRMVRKMAQAGEEEPEGTEGGLPLRRQRVYAESIGQLRRQVGATRALLIGTSDGGKTGYVTWEESDSRSGGSDRPEPIAESYVGWVIRTGSRRIFTDAQGASRGQGVLPTAWRNEGERSFLLLPVAGAGGFRGAVVCCHTEEGRFHRQHAETARDVTEVMQLGLSHVAHLEELARRASTDGLTGLPNRKAFLERLETELARLDGRHPLAVIMMDIDHFKRINDSYGHPFGDEVLRRVASVLGKAIRRGDAAGRYGGEEFVLFLSLTDPVKAMEGAERFRRMVRQTKFQHGGREVAVTASFGVSCAPGHGTAAGELLKRADEALYLSKQRGRDRVTLFPG; this is translated from the coding sequence TTGATTGCGCTCCGCCTCCTCGGCGCGGGGGACCGGGTCCTGCTCGCCGCCTGCGTTGCCGGCATCGCCGGCTTCGGCGTCGTGCTGGCGGGATACCTCGCCGCGCGAAGGGAGGGGGCGAGGGTTCCTCCGCGGAACGCGCTCCTGATGTGGGCGGGCGCCGCCGGCCTCGCGCTCCATGGCGCGTCCCCTTTCGTCGCGGGAACCCGGGCCGTCCCCGCGGCGCTGTTCTTTTTCCTCGGATACGGCCTGCGGCCCGCGGCGTCCGTGCCTTCCATGCTCGGCGTCGCCGGCTGGCTCGGGACGATATCTTTCGGCACCGCCGGCAAGGCGCGGGAACTCGCATCGATCGCCGTCGTTGCGGCCGTCTCGGGGGCGGCCGGGATCTTTCTCCGGAGATGCCGCGTGAAGCAGGAGCCGGAGGATGCGCTCGCGCGGGAAACGACCGCCGGCAGCCGCTCCCTGGTCCTTCCCTGGGAAGAGCCCCGGAAGGGCGGGCAGCCCCCCGGCGAGGGGGCGACCGAGGAGGCCGTGCTCCTGAGGCGGGAGCTCGACCTGAAGGACGGTATCCGCCGGGCGCTGGAAGGGCTCCTGCCCATGATCGGGGCCGCGCATGTCGCGTACGTGTGGCCCTCGCCGGCGCCGGGATCCGCGGGCCACGAGGGTCTCCTCGTGAGCCGTGGAGCGGGGCCGGCGGGCCGGTTCCCGGTTCCGGACACGTACGTGCCGGTCCGGGAGGCCGCCCTGTTCCGCCGTCCCTTCCTCGAGGAAGGGAACGCCGCGCAGATGTACGCCCCGCCGGGCCTCGGCGCGGGTTTCCGGGCGACCGGGATCGTCGCCGTCCCCGTGCTTTGCGGAGAGAAGGTGGAGGGGGTCCTTCTCGGGATCCGGGAGGAGGACGGGGGCTGGCCGGATTCCACCACGTCCCTGGCCGAGCTGGTGGCGTATTTCCTCGGGCGCGATATCGAGAAGGTCCGCCTCCTGCACCAGGGGGAGCGATACCTGATCCGGGAAGACTGGTATCACCGGATGGTCCGGAAGATGGCCCAGGCAGGGGAGGAGGAGCCGGAAGGGACGGAAGGCGGTCTGCCGCTACGTCGGCAGCGGGTCTACGCGGAGTCGATCGGTCAGTTGAGGCGGCAGGTCGGAGCCACCCGGGCGCTGCTGATCGGAACGAGCGACGGAGGGAAGACCGGATACGTGACGTGGGAAGAGTCGGATTCCCGATCGGGCGGATCCGACCGTCCCGAGCCCATCGCGGAGAGCTACGTCGGGTGGGTGATCCGGACCGGCTCCCGCCGGATCTTCACCGACGCCCAGGGAGCTTCCCGGGGGCAGGGGGTGCTTCCGACGGCCTGGAGGAACGAGGGGGAGCGGTCGTTCCTCCTGCTTCCCGTGGCCGGAGCCGGCGGTTTCCGGGGGGCCGTCGTCTGCTGTCACACGGAGGAGGGGCGCTTCCACCGCCAGCATGCCGAAACCGCGCGGGACGTCACGGAGGTCATGCAGCTCGGCCTCTCCCACGTGGCGCACCTGGAGGAGCTTGCGAGGCGGGCCTCGACCGACGGCCTGACGGGACTCCCCAACCGGAAGGCGTTCCTCGAGCGGCTCGAGACCGAGCTGGCGCGCCTGGACGGCCGTCACCCGCTGGCGGTGATCATGATGGACATCGATCACTTCAAGCGGATCAACGACAGCTACGGCCACCCGTTCGGGGACGAGGTGCTGCGGCGGGTCGCGTCCGTCCTCGGGAAGGCGATCCGGCGGGGCGATGCGGCCGGAAGATACGGCGGGGAGGAGTTCGTCCTCTTCCTTTCCTTGACCGACCCGGTGAAGGCCATGGAAGGGGCGGAGCGCTTCCGGCGGATGGTGCGACAAACGAAGTTTCAGCACGGGGGGCGCGAGGTCGCCGTCACCGCCTCCTTCGGGGTGTCCTGCGCGCCGGGGCACGGGACCGCCGCGGGGGAGCTGCTGAAGCGCGCGGACGAGGCCCTCTATCTGTCCAAGCAGCGCGGCCGGGACCGGGTGACGCTGTTTCCGGGCTGA
- a CDS encoding septum formation initiator family protein — MNETDRSGIRLPLLIAAALVLIGIFISLFRDMGIIGLWKLRNTERQLRAEVEVLRKENAELKSQVEGLRSNPAVIEDEARRLGLIKEKEKVIVVPPRR, encoded by the coding sequence GTGAACGAAACCGATCGAAGCGGGATCCGCCTCCCGCTCCTCATCGCGGCGGCCCTCGTGCTGATCGGCATCTTCATCTCCCTTTTCCGGGACATGGGGATCATCGGGCTGTGGAAGCTGCGGAACACGGAGCGGCAGCTCCGCGCCGAGGTGGAGGTTCTCCGGAAGGAGAACGCCGAGCTGAAAAGCCAGGTGGAGGGGCTCCGCAGCAATCCCGCGGTGATCGAGGACGAGGCCCGGCGGCTCGGCCTGATCAAGGAGAAGGAAAAAGTGATCGTCGTCCCGCCTCGTCGATAG